In Desulfarculaceae bacterium, the following are encoded in one genomic region:
- a CDS encoding sialate O-acetylesterase, translating to MPRLCLIFLLCLCLGVVACGRDETPPELLIFILAGQSNMSGRGELNQLPDNFPANRERIANFNNAYQWSGPQEPLDSPQGQKDLCSLDLTPGVGPGASFGQRISELMPTVHVGLIPCALGGAGIAMWAPSTNPKTLYGSSIRRAGEAAKRGRVRGVLFFQGESDTASRAAVVAWPRRFAALVAAWRRDLGDPTLPVVFAQLGRLGGNLKSDPDYRYWNLLKAKQAKLRLPYVAMVRSDDLALKPDGIHLSTSGQIFLGRRMAEAMYRLLIHRDPRPDPVADRWVGGSPL from the coding sequence ATGCCCCGACTATGCCTCATTTTTTTGCTGTGCCTGTGCCTGGGGGTTGTGGCCTGCGGGCGCGATGAAACGCCGCCCGAGCTGCTCATCTTCATCCTGGCCGGCCAGTCCAACATGTCCGGCCGGGGCGAGCTGAACCAACTGCCCGACAACTTCCCGGCCAACCGGGAGCGCATCGCCAACTTCAACAACGCCTACCAGTGGAGCGGCCCCCAGGAGCCCCTGGACAGCCCCCAGGGCCAGAAGGACCTCTGCTCCCTGGACCTGACCCCCGGGGTGGGGCCGGGCGCCTCCTTTGGCCAGCGCATCAGCGAGCTGATGCCCACGGTGCACGTGGGGCTCATCCCCTGCGCCCTGGGGGGCGCGGGCATCGCCATGTGGGCCCCTTCCACCAACCCCAAGACGCTCTACGGCTCCAGCATCCGGCGGGCCGGGGAGGCGGCCAAGCGGGGCCGGGTGCGCGGGGTGCTGTTTTTTCAGGGCGAGAGCGACACCGCCTCGCGGGCGGCGGTGGTGGCCTGGCCCCGGCGCTTCGCGGCCCTGGTGGCCGCCTGGCGGCGCGACCTGGGCGACCCCACGCTGCCGGTGGTCTTCGCCCAGCTGGGCCGCCTGGGCGGCAACCTGAAGAGCGACCCTGACTACCGCTACTGGAACCTGCTCAAGGCCAAGCAGGCCAAGCTGCGTCTGCCCTACGTGGCCATGGTGCGCTCCGACGACCTGGCGCTCAAGCCCGACGGCATCCACCTGAGCACCTCTGGCCAGATCTTCCTGGGACGCCGCATGGCCGAGGCCATGTACCGCCTGCTCATCCACCGCGACCCCCGGCCCGACCCGGTGGCCGACCGCTGGGTGGGCGGCTCGCCTCTTTAA